In Ruminiclostridium papyrosolvens DSM 2782, the following proteins share a genomic window:
- a CDS encoding WecB/TagA/CpsF family glycosyltransferase, translating into MRKLVNIAGINIDDITMEQAVERIYEFIESDQNHSIYTPNAEIMMDGITNKELKEILNTADMLVADGAGVVLASKILGKSVAEKVSGFDLAKNLLIASSKRPIKFFLFGAKPGIPERANANVICDYPGAEIVGTRNGYFSQEDENDIINQINASGADVLFVCLGAPKQEQWIHQHKDQLKVKVCMGLGGTIDILAENVKLAPDFFRNHGLEWLYRLYKEPWRFKRMLRLPKFILYVLGVKLGLIKVK; encoded by the coding sequence ATGAGGAAACTGGTTAATATAGCAGGAATTAATATAGATGATATAACTATGGAGCAGGCCGTCGAAAGAATTTATGAGTTTATTGAATCTGACCAAAATCATTCAATATATACTCCCAATGCAGAAATTATGATGGACGGAATTACAAACAAAGAGCTTAAAGAAATTCTTAATACTGCAGACATGTTGGTTGCAGATGGTGCCGGAGTAGTGCTTGCCTCAAAAATATTAGGTAAAAGCGTTGCTGAAAAGGTTTCAGGTTTTGATTTGGCTAAAAACCTCCTTATAGCTTCATCAAAAAGACCAATAAAATTCTTCCTGTTCGGTGCAAAGCCGGGAATACCCGAAAGGGCTAATGCCAATGTAATATGTGATTATCCGGGAGCCGAAATCGTGGGTACCAGAAACGGCTATTTTTCACAGGAAGATGAAAATGATATAATCAACCAGATAAACGCTTCAGGAGCCGATGTTCTGTTTGTCTGCCTTGGAGCTCCCAAACAGGAACAGTGGATTCATCAGCACAAGGATCAGCTCAAGGTTAAAGTATGTATGGGTTTAGGCGGTACAATCGATATTCTGGCCGAAAATGTAAAGCTGGCACCTGACTTTTTCAGAAACCACGGTTTAGAATGGCTCTACAGACTATATAAAGAGCCATGGCGTTTCAAAAGAATGTTAAGACTTCCAAAATTCATACTTTATGTTTTGGGTGTAAAACTTGGATTAATTAAGGTTAAATAA
- a CDS encoding FAD-dependent oxidoreductase, translated as MKKKTKPTTKLDKRIDILVRVVLVLTIAIVVFFFAIRPMIFKKDYYFEAGEDVTLDNLGSDKGSDNYDIAVIGDGIDAISAALGATDVGAKTLLICSDKELGSQLGGSYDTSWSPDVTPTGINVSSDIFKEIRYKSGEALNIGNYLKTIKEMVSKEKRLDVIYDSRINEMEIQGGEVQKIEVNTPNGKRTITAKKYIDATKEGEILKKGNVPYSSGYTDIGIKNLFPPVYLNFMVSGVDYKQVEKLINEQKMLISSLLKQYNISNSNVSLSGFNITDQGNNKVLIEGITVKNIDLQNEKMIKEYYNIASKECMDLFQYLKLNLEPFKNSGGLSIATQFIRPSAYHFKGLYNLTLGDILTGKRFSDRISTASRPVTMTMEDGNGYIICNPKIFYIPLRSIIPQGLTNVLMTGDKISCSSLVQSAINSNSSKSGMGYAAGIISAYSISKKIDIPHIVEDYNLDTQTEVEKVLRKKGIFMSDIKEDLTSLTSDWSYPYAEKLLNAGLLSAGITNDLKFNKKAKSQDFAYIILNGVVRTAPDKYNYDFDTALRVYLKNEPLTKDKLAQILLDVAGKKVTNKKYYDEACKQGVIDETLIKKLKNKIDVEYSEMYYAAVKAIEKITGKAMK; from the coding sequence ATGAAAAAGAAAACCAAGCCAACAACCAAACTGGATAAGAGGATTGATATTCTGGTCAGGGTCGTGTTAGTTCTGACAATTGCAATAGTAGTTTTTTTCTTCGCAATCCGGCCAATGATTTTTAAAAAAGACTATTATTTTGAAGCCGGAGAAGATGTTACTCTCGATAATTTGGGAAGCGACAAGGGTTCGGATAATTATGATATAGCAGTTATAGGTGATGGTATTGATGCAATCAGTGCGGCATTGGGGGCAACGGATGTTGGTGCAAAAACCCTTTTGATATGCTCAGATAAGGAGCTTGGGAGTCAGCTGGGAGGTTCCTATGACACAAGCTGGTCACCTGATGTTACTCCAACGGGAATCAACGTCAGCTCAGACATATTCAAGGAGATCAGGTACAAATCAGGAGAGGCTTTAAACATAGGTAATTATTTAAAAACCATCAAGGAAATGGTTTCAAAGGAAAAACGTCTGGATGTAATTTATGATTCCCGGATTAATGAAATGGAAATCCAAGGCGGTGAGGTTCAGAAAATAGAGGTTAATACACCCAATGGAAAAAGAACTATAACTGCTAAAAAGTACATAGATGCTACAAAAGAGGGAGAAATACTTAAAAAGGGTAATGTACCGTATAGTTCGGGCTATACCGATATTGGAATAAAAAATCTGTTTCCCCCGGTATATCTGAATTTCATGGTATCCGGAGTTGATTACAAACAGGTTGAGAAATTAATAAATGAGCAGAAAATGCTTATCAGCAGCCTTTTGAAACAATATAATATCAGTAATTCAAACGTATCCCTTTCAGGGTTTAATATAACAGACCAAGGCAACAACAAGGTTCTTATTGAAGGAATTACCGTTAAAAATATTGATTTGCAAAATGAAAAGATGATTAAGGAGTACTATAATATTGCTTCAAAAGAATGTATGGACTTGTTTCAGTATTTGAAGCTAAATCTGGAGCCCTTTAAAAATTCCGGGGGATTAAGCATAGCGACACAGTTTATCAGACCATCGGCATATCATTTCAAAGGACTATATAACTTAACACTTGGAGATATACTTACAGGTAAGAGATTCAGTGACAGAATCAGTACTGCATCAAGACCTGTGACAATGACTATGGAGGACGGAAACGGTTATATTATCTGCAATCCAAAGATATTTTATATTCCGCTGCGCTCAATAATTCCCCAAGGTTTAACCAATGTTCTTATGACGGGGGATAAAATCTCCTGTTCGTCTCTGGTGCAAAGTGCCATAAATTCAAATTCCAGTAAATCAGGTATGGGGTATGCCGCAGGGATAATCTCCGCCTACAGTATTTCAAAGAAAATAGATATTCCTCATATAGTTGAGGATTACAATCTGGACACTCAGACTGAAGTAGAAAAGGTATTGCGTAAAAAGGGAATATTTATGTCGGATATAAAAGAGGACTTAACAAGCCTTACTTCTGACTGGAGTTATCCCTATGCTGAAAAGTTGCTTAATGCAGGTTTGCTCAGTGCAGGGATAACAAATGACCTCAAATTTAACAAGAAGGCTAAAAGTCAGGACTTTGCATATATTATATTAAACGGAGTAGTAAGAACAGCACCTGATAAGTATAACTATGATTTTGATACCGCTCTCAGAGTGTATTTAAAGAATGAACCTTTAACAAAGGATAAGCTTGCGCAGATACTTCTGGATGTGGCAGGAAAGAAGGTTACAAATAAAAAGTATTATGATGAAGCCTGCAAACAGGGAGTTATTGACGAAACTCTCATAAAGAAACTCAAAAATAAAATCGATGTGGAATACTCGGAAATGTATTACGCTGCTGTTAAGGCTATAGAGAAGATAACGGGAAAGGCTATGAAGTAA
- a CDS encoding type II toxin-antitoxin system PemK/MazF family toxin, with the protein MVIKRGDIYYADLSPVIGSEQGGVRPVLIVQNDVGNKYSPTVIAAAITSQINKAKLPTHIEIGALEYGLAKDSVILLEQIRTIDKKRLREKIGHLDDDLMTKVNNALEVSFGLSEI; encoded by the coding sequence GTGGTAATTAAAAGAGGAGACATTTATTACGCTGATCTGAGCCCGGTTATTGGCTCAGAACAGGGCGGCGTAAGGCCGGTTTTAATTGTACAGAACGATGTTGGCAATAAATACAGCCCTACAGTAATTGCTGCTGCAATTACTTCTCAAATAAATAAAGCTAAGTTGCCGACCCATATTGAAATAGGTGCTCTTGAATACGGTCTTGCAAAAGATTCCGTCATTCTTCTTGAACAGATAAGAACTATTGACAAGAAGAGATTAAGAGAAAAAATAGGGCACCTTGATGATGACCTGATGACAAAAGTCAACAATGCTCTGGAGGTTAGCTTCGGACTTTCTGAAATATAG
- a CDS encoding CopG family ribbon-helix-helix protein, protein MSQYKKIMVSIPDNLLEEIDNMVNVEKTNRSELVREAMILYLRERRKIRLREEMKLGYEEMAEINLKLAEVCLAADNEQQCKYEERLGEMEETW, encoded by the coding sequence TTGTCTCAATATAAAAAGATAATGGTCAGTATTCCGGATAATTTACTTGAGGAAATAGATAACATGGTTAACGTCGAAAAAACCAATAGAAGTGAACTTGTCAGAGAAGCAATGATACTTTATTTGAGGGAAAGACGTAAAATTCGTTTGAGGGAAGAAATGAAGCTTGGCTACGAAGAAATGGCTGAAATAAATCTTAAGCTGGCGGAGGTTTGCCTTGCAGCTGACAACGAGCAGCAATGCAAGTATGAGGAACGGCTTGGGGAGATGGAGGAAACGTGGTAA
- the alr gene encoding alanine racemase → MEYKLNRAWAEISLDNIAHNIREIRRITGKNAEIMGVVKADAYGHGVMEVAKTLLENGASRFAVSMLDEAIQLRREGIEVPILILGYTDPRRANEIIENDVTQSVFSHDLAQALSDEAVRQGKKVKIHIKIDTGMSRIGFLPGYSAVKNVVEISRLPNIIIEGLFTHFATADEKNREYTNTQFERFMSICCELQRIGIHIPVKHCANSAAIIEYPEMHLDMVRPGIILYGMYPSDDVNKAKIDLKPAMTLKANVIMVKEVEKNTSISYGRIFTTGRTSKIATIPIGYADGFNRMLSNKGKVLINGEFAPVVGRVCMDQCMVDITDIGSNVEVGDEVVLIGAQGQNNITAEDVAQTIGMINYELVCIVGKRIPRAFVKDGKISKILNYLI, encoded by the coding sequence ATGGAATATAAACTAAATAGGGCATGGGCTGAAATAAGCCTTGATAATATTGCGCACAATATTAGAGAAATAAGGAGAATTACCGGCAAGAATGCTGAGATAATGGGAGTAGTCAAGGCAGATGCTTATGGGCACGGAGTAATGGAGGTGGCAAAAACCCTACTTGAGAACGGGGCATCACGGTTTGCAGTATCAATGCTGGATGAGGCAATACAGTTAAGGAGAGAAGGTATAGAGGTTCCTATACTTATTCTTGGATATACTGACCCCAGACGGGCAAACGAAATAATAGAAAATGATGTTACACAGTCGGTATTCAGTCATGATTTGGCGCAGGCATTATCCGATGAAGCAGTGAGGCAGGGCAAAAAGGTAAAAATCCACATAAAGATTGACACCGGAATGTCCAGAATAGGATTTCTGCCGGGGTACAGTGCGGTAAAAAACGTTGTTGAAATAAGCCGTCTCCCCAATATCATAATTGAAGGGCTGTTTACACATTTTGCTACTGCCGATGAAAAAAACAGGGAATACACCAATACTCAGTTTGAAAGGTTTATGAGCATTTGCTGTGAGCTTCAGAGAATAGGAATACATATTCCGGTTAAGCACTGTGCAAACAGTGCAGCAATCATTGAATACCCTGAAATGCATCTTGATATGGTCAGGCCGGGGATAATACTTTACGGCATGTACCCTTCGGATGATGTAAATAAGGCAAAGATAGATTTAAAACCGGCTATGACTCTTAAGGCAAATGTAATTATGGTAAAAGAAGTCGAAAAAAACACCTCCATAAGCTACGGCAGGATATTTACAACCGGAAGAACCTCAAAAATTGCTACAATACCTATCGGCTACGCTGACGGATTCAACCGTATGCTAAGCAATAAGGGAAAAGTGCTAATTAACGGTGAGTTTGCTCCCGTAGTGGGAAGGGTATGTATGGACCAATGTATGGTGGATATAACTGATATTGGAAGTAATGTGGAGGTTGGGGATGAGGTAGTACTAATTGGTGCTCAGGGACAAAATAATATTACAGCAGAGGATGTTGCCCAAACAATTGGCATGATTAATTATGAATTGGTTTGTATAGTTGGTAAAAGAATTCCAAGGGCTTTTGTCAAAGATGGAAAGATATCGAAAATCCTGAATTATTTGATATAA
- a CDS encoding bifunctional ADP-dependent NAD(P)H-hydrate dehydratase/NAD(P)H-hydrate epimerase: MKAVTGKEMGMIDKYCIDNIGIPGIVLMENAALKVVEHVNLYLEKEHPLPIHAVIIAGKGNNAGDAFAAARHLFIQGKKIELYCLFGKEVLTGDAKLNFEIMETVGVPVKYLGVNATKEELCSDIEKAELVLDGIFGTGFRGEIQGIIRQVADAVNRYSRHTISIDIASGIDSATGRTSEACIKADKTVTFQCPKIGQLVYPGADYTGELIVESIGMPRQAVEYIPETTTWVDREVVRSLIPSRKAEYNKGNCGKVAVVSGSTGMAGSGCLTAKASLRTGSGLVYMAVPSKLINVCQTVVPEAVAVNLTDSIDIISEKSLNEITELLRKCDVAAIGPGLSSEKGLYNIIKRLAETSDLPVVLDADALNIIAQNTEMFGAFKNQVVVTPHPGEMSRLTGLDISYIQDNRTEVAKKFAALWGVTVVLKGARTVIADKKGHVYINSTGNAGMATAGSGDSLTGIIASLVGQGATAVYAAVAGVYLHGLAGDIAARCKGEYGLNAMDIVENIPAAIIETI; this comes from the coding sequence TTGAAGGCTGTTACCGGAAAAGAAATGGGAATGATAGATAAGTACTGCATTGATAATATTGGGATACCCGGTATTGTACTTATGGAAAATGCTGCTTTGAAAGTAGTAGAACATGTAAATTTATATCTGGAAAAGGAACATCCTTTACCAATACATGCAGTAATAATAGCAGGAAAAGGAAATAATGCCGGAGATGCTTTTGCGGCAGCAAGGCACCTCTTTATACAGGGCAAAAAAATAGAATTGTATTGCCTGTTTGGAAAGGAAGTTTTGACAGGTGATGCAAAGTTGAATTTCGAGATAATGGAGACCGTAGGTGTACCCGTCAAATACTTAGGTGTCAACGCCACAAAAGAAGAGCTTTGCTCAGATATTGAGAAAGCAGAGCTGGTATTGGACGGTATTTTCGGAACGGGCTTCAGAGGAGAAATTCAAGGAATAATTAGGCAGGTTGCAGATGCCGTAAACAGATACTCCCGTCATACTATTTCCATAGATATTGCCTCCGGCATTGATTCAGCTACGGGCAGAACCTCAGAGGCGTGTATAAAGGCAGATAAAACCGTTACCTTTCAATGTCCCAAAATAGGACAGTTGGTATATCCCGGGGCGGACTATACGGGTGAACTGATAGTGGAAAGCATTGGTATGCCGCGTCAGGCGGTTGAGTATATACCGGAGACAACAACATGGGTTGACCGGGAAGTTGTCAGATCTTTGATTCCATCCAGAAAAGCAGAATATAATAAGGGCAATTGCGGCAAGGTTGCAGTCGTTTCAGGCTCAACAGGAATGGCGGGCTCAGGCTGTCTAACTGCCAAGGCTTCTCTTCGTACAGGTTCAGGCCTTGTATATATGGCAGTTCCGTCAAAGCTTATAAATGTTTGCCAAACGGTTGTACCCGAAGCAGTAGCGGTAAACCTTACTGACAGCATAGATATAATCAGCGAAAAAAGTCTTAATGAAATAACTGAATTATTAAGAAAGTGTGATGTGGCGGCTATAGGCCCTGGTCTTTCTTCTGAAAAAGGGTTATATAATATAATAAAAAGGCTTGCAGAGACATCTGATTTACCTGTAGTTCTCGATGCCGATGCTTTGAATATAATTGCACAAAATACGGAAATGTTTGGAGCATTCAAGAATCAGGTTGTTGTAACTCCTCATCCCGGCGAGATGTCAAGGCTTACAGGACTTGATATTTCCTATATACAGGATAATCGCACAGAAGTAGCAAAAAAGTTTGCAGCACTATGGGGTGTTACTGTTGTACTAAAGGGTGCAAGAACGGTTATTGCAGATAAAAAAGGACATGTATATATTAATTCTACGGGAAATGCGGGTATGGCTACCGCCGGAAGCGGGGATTCTCTCACGGGAATAATTGCGTCCTTGGTGGGACAGGGAGCAACTGCAGTATACGCTGCTGTTGCAGGAGTGTATCTCCACGGACTGGCAGGAGATATAGCTGCACGCTGTAAAGGTGAATACGGACTTAACGCAATGGATATAGTAGAAAATATACCCGCTGCCATAATTGAAACAATTTAA